In Quercus robur chromosome 10, dhQueRobu3.1, whole genome shotgun sequence, a genomic segment contains:
- the LOC126702690 gene encoding rhodanese-like domain-containing protein 11, chloroplastic isoform X2, translating into MGSSGILYPKVTAFLCFFWAWSRWVREEKVKVLTPREAGYAIQLTNKTLLDVRPSTEHQKAWVKGSTWIPIFDVDDKFDAGTLSRQITSFVMGGWWSGVPTLSYNNQFLSKVAEKYPKDIDLIVACQKGLRSLAACELLYNAGYKNLFWVQGGLEAAEEEDLIREGPLPFKLAGIGGVSEFLGFTDQQRDAAAKEGWSYRLMFSARLVGVFLVADALFIGAQQVGHYLRDIRSP; encoded by the exons ATGGGAAGCTCTGGTATTTTGTACCCCAAAGTAACAgcatttttatgtttcttttggGCATGGAGTAGATGG GTCAGGGAAGAAAAAGTGAAAGTTCTTACACCGAGGGAAGCTGGATATGCAATTCAGCTAACTAACAAAACCCTACTTGATGTTCGTCCCTCTACTGAACACCAAAAG GCATGGGTTAAAGGCTCAACCTGGATTCCAATCTTTGATGTTGATGACAAGTTTGACGCTGGAACTCTGTCCAGACAGATCACAAGCTTTGTGATGG GAGGTTGGTGGAGCGGTGTGCCTACATTGTCTTACAATAA CCAGTTCTTGTCAAAGGTTGCGGAGAAGTATCCAAAGGATATAGACCTTATTGTTGCATGCCAGAAGGGTTTGAG ATCTTTAGCTGCTTGCGAGCTACTATATAATGCTGGCTACAAAAACCTTTTCTGGGTGCAAGGGGGCCTGGAGGCTGCTGAAGAGGAG GATCTTATCAGAGAAGGTCCTCTACCTTTTAAACTTGCTGGAATTGGTGGGGTTTCAGAGTTTCTTGG TTTTACTGATCAACAAAGAGATGCAGCTGCAAAAGAAGGATGGAGTTACCGACTAATGTTTTCTGCCCGTCTG GTGGGGGTCTTTCTTGTTGCTGATGCCTTGTTTATTGGTGCTCAGCAAGTAGGTCATTATCTTCGGGATATAAGGTCTCCCTGA
- the LOC126702688 gene encoding cytochrome P450 71AP13-like yields MSTKTPMAFLSWPKESFQPFLLFASIFIAVLLSFFMKLKSGKRKFNLPPNPPRLPIIGNLHQLGNMPHLSLQSLAKKFGPIIYLQLGEVPTVVVSSARLAKEVMKTHDLALSSRPKIFSAKHLFYNCTDVAFSPYGAYWRHIRKICILELLSASRVQSYSIVREEEVARLVCRVAQSYPSTTNLSKMLGLYANDVLCRVAFGRDFSGGGEYDSHGFQKMLEEYQVLLGGFSIGDFFPSMEFIHSLTGMKSRLQNTFQRFDKLFDQLLTEHENPKREKEEHKDLVDVLLDIQRNGYDEMPLTTDNIKAIILDMFAGGTDTTFIALDWGMTELIMNPKVMEKVQAEVRRIVGDRRVVLEGDLPQLHYMKAVIKEIYRLHPPAPVLLPRESMEEVNVNGYNIPAKTRFFVNAWAIGRDPESWENPDVFEPERFMGSRSTVDFKGQHFELIPFGAGRRSCPAITFGTASVELALAQLLHSFDWELPPGVTAKDLDMTEAFGITMHRIANLIVIAKPHFPLDHNDNPKI; encoded by the exons atgtCAACTAAAACTCCAATGGCTTTTCTTTCATGGCCAAAGGAGAGCTTCCAACCCTTCTTGCTCTTTGCATCCATTTTCATAGCGGTGTTGCTGAGTTTTTTCATGAAATTGAAGTCagggaaaagaaaattcaatctcCCACCAAACCCTCCAAGGCTACCCATAATTGGTAACCTTCACCAACTTGGCAACATGCCTCATCTCTCTCTGCAGAGTCTGGCTAAAAAATTTGGACCAATCATTTACCTTCAACTTGGTGAGGTCCCAACAGTTGTGGTTTCCTCAGCTAGACTAGCCAAGGAAGTGATGAAAACCCATGATCTTGCACTATCAAGCCGTCCAAAAATCTTTTCAGCCAAACACCTCTTTTATAATTGCACTGATGTTGCTTTTTCACCATATGGTGCTTATTGGAGGCATATTAGAAAAATATGCATACTTGAACTACTAAGTGCCAGCAGGGTTCAATCATATAGCATTGTTAGAGAGGAAGAAGTAGCACGTTTGGTATGTAGAGTTGCACAGTCATATCCCAGCACCACCAATCTATCCAAGATGCTTGGACTATATGCAAATGATGTTCTTTGCAGGGTTGCATTTGGGAGGGATTTCTCAGGAGGAGGAGAATATGATAGCCATGGTTTCCAAAAGATGCTTGAGGAGTATCAAGTATTGCTTGGAGGATTTAGCATAGGAGATTTCTTCCCTTCCATGGAGTTCATACACAGCTTAACAGGCATGAAATCAAGACTGCAGAATACTTTTCAACGCTTTGATAAACTCTTTGATCAGTTGCTGACTGAGCATGAAAAtcccaaaagagaaaaagaggagCATAAGGATCTTGTGGATGTTTTACTTGATATACAGAGGAATGGCTATGATGAAATGCCACTCACCACAGATAATATTAAAGCTATCATCTTG GATATGTTTGCTGGAGGGACTGATACAACTTTCATCGCCCTTGACTGGGGAATGACAGAACTTATCATGAACCCCAAAGTCATGGAAAAGGTACAAGCTGAAGTAAGGAGAATAGTTGGAGACAGAAGAGTTGTTTTGGAGGGTGATCTGCCTCAGCTGCACTACATGAAAGCTGTAATTAAAGAGATCTATCGGTTACATCCTCCAGCTCCAGTATTACTCCCAAGAGAATCCATGGAAGAAGTGAACGTTAATGGGTACAATATTCCAGCCAAAACTCGGTTTTTTGTCAATGCTTGGGCAATAGGGAGGGACCCAGAATCTTGGGAAAATCCAGATGTTTTTGAACCAGAAAGATTTATGGGTAGCCGTAGCACTGTTGATTTCAAGGGACAGCATTTCGAGCTGATACCTTTTGGTGCTGGTAGAAGAAGCTGCCCAGCTATCACATTTGGAACAGCGAGTGTTGAGCTTGCTTTGGCTCAACTTCTACACAGCTTTGATTGGGAGCTTCCCCCTGGTGTTACAGCTAAAGATTTAGACATGACAGAGGCTTTTGGCATCACAATGCACAGGATAGCTAATCTGATTGTCATTGCCAAACCACATTTTCCCTTGGACCATAATGATAATCCAAAGATTTAG